The Methanocella arvoryzae MRE50 DNA window GTGTGTCCAGGCGGTGGGGGGACTTTCCTCACTCTAAAAGAGCGGCAGCCGTCCCTCCTCTCTCACAGTATAAAGATCTGACGTCTTTGTTTCACAATAACGTCAGCCCACATTATATAAAGATTATGCATCGGAAAACTGCGGCTTTCAGATTACTTTTTTAACCAGCCACATCATACATATTATACATGCTCAGCCTTGAAGATGGCACCCTTGCCGTAAAGACAGCCCGCAACGTGATCGAAGAATACGTGAAGACCGGCAACTACTCGAAATTCGAGCTGCCTAAAACTTTCGACCGCCCGGGCGGAGTGTTCGTGACGCTGAGCATCAACCACGATCTACGGGGCTGTATAGGCTATCCATACCCGATGGAAGATATGAGTCTGGGCGAGGCGCTGGCCGATGCGGCGATGAGCGCAGCCACGAGGGACCCGAGGTTTCCCCGGGTGCACAAGAATGAGCTGGACCAGATAAGAGTGGAGGTCACCATCCTGGGCCAGCCCGAGCTGTTGAAATGTAAGCCTCTAGAAAGGCCGCACCACATCAAGATCGGAAGGGACGGACTGATCATCGAGTACGGCCTGCACAAGGGACTGCTTCTCCCGCAGGTTCCTGTGGAGTGGCACTGGGATGCTACAGAGTTCCTGGAGAACCTCTGCCTGAAGGCGGGAATCTCTCCCGACGCCTGGGTCGAAGAAAAGGCGAAAATATACACCTTCGGCGGGCAGATCTTTGAGGAGACCGAGCCCGGGGGCCCGGTCATAGAGAAGAAGATCGCTTAACTCTTTACCTTAATACCGCATAGGCTATTCACCACAGAGGCACAGAGGTTCACAGAGTACTCGCTACCACAGAGTCCACAGAGACGCACAGAGATTGATTTTCCATAGGAGCATGGAAACTTACCGGGATACACCAGTTACCGATTATAATGTAAGCCTCTGTGAGTCTCTGTGTCTCTGTGGTTAACCGTTTCTCTGTGAGTCTCTGTGAGTCTCTGTGTCTCTGTGGTTAACCGTTTCTCAGTGCATTCTCTGGAGAAAAAAGATGGGCCATGCCTCTGTGGTTTTAGCGGCGGACGGTTATTAATCTTAGCCTGTCGGACGAGTTTTCGGCGTGGCCGGCTACCCAGGACATCTCCTTGACCAGCTCGATCAGGTGGTACACTCCGACTGGGCCGAGCTCTTTCTCGCTGTCGTAGATGACTTTCATGGCCTCCTGCCGGATGACGTCGACGGTGTGTTTCTGGGAGTCGACCTTGCTGATGATCTCCTGCACTTCGTTCACCCTCTTCTTGGAGAACGAAGAGTCGAGCAGATCTACGATCTTGCTGACGGCTTCGACGTGCTCATCGACTGTGGTCAGGATCGCTGCTTCCAGCTTCAGGATGACTTCCTTGACCCGGGGTGTCATGCTTACCGGCCGCAGGGTGAGCATCTGAGCGACCATTTCGGCGCTGTTGGCAACATCGTCCTGCTGCTTGAGGAATGTCAGGATGTCCGTGCGGTCAACCGGCATCAGTAAAGTTGACGGGAGCTGTACCCTGATGTTGTTCTTGACAGTGTCGGCTTCGTGCTCCAGGGCGCTGATCTCGTCGTACAGGGCGTTGACCATGGCCTGATCCCCGTCGACGTAAGCTTTGACCGCATCGTCCATTTTCAGCACTGTCAGCTTGACTTTCTGGGAGTGTTCGGTGAGCGGCTTAAAAGGCGATCTGGCAAATAAGTCGAGGATGGATCGTCGAAAGTCTGTCATATTCCCACCAGTGTGAGTATCAGGTACGAGCCTGCAGCGGCAAGCGCTGCTACGGGAATTGTCAGTCCCCAGGCCATCAGGATCTGGACGACCACGTTCTTGTTCAGCACGCCTGTACCGCCGGCCATTACTGTACCGATTACGCTAGAAGATAAGACGTGCGTAGTACTTATAGGTGCGCCCAGATGTGAGCCGACAGCTATGGTAATAGCTGTGCCAGTTTCGGCAGCAAAGCCCTGAGACGGCGACAGTTCCTGGCTGCTCAGGCGCTCCCCGAGAGTCTGGATGATCCTCCAGCCCCCGAAGGCTGTGCCGAACCCGATGGCCAGTGCGCAGACGATGATCATCCAGGGCTTGATAACTATCTGATCATAACCATAGGTCACTGCTACGAACATGGCTATGATACCCATCGTTTTCTGGGCGTCGTTGGAGCCGTGAGAGAGGCTGACGGACGCAGAAGATAATATTTGAAGAGTTTTAAAAATGGAGTTGCTTTTATCGTGGCCCAGGTGGCTGATCACGTACCGGCCCAGGAAGAACATGATGACGAGGCCCAGGATGATGCCCACGATGGGAGAAATAAACAGGGCCATCACGACCTTGATCAGCCCGCCCCATGTCACTCCGAAGATTCCGAGGGCGATGATGCCGCTCCCCACCAGGCCTCCGATAAGTGCGTGAGACGAGCTTACCGGAAGGCCCTTGAGCCATGCAAAGACATCCCAGATAATCGCCCCCATCAGGCCTGCCATGACGATCTTAATAGTAAGCGCTTCAGTCGGGATAATGCTCGTCGCTATGACCTGGGCGACTGCCGTTCCAAGTAAAAAGGGGCCGACTATGTTCATGATCGCCGCTATGCCGATCGCTACGGAAGGCGGCAACGCCTTTGTATAAATGACTGTGGCGACGGAGTTGGCCGCGTCGTTAGATCCGTTCATGACGTCGAAGATCAGCGCTACGATGATCGCGATGACCATCAGGACAAACGGGTCTATCAACAGGTACCACTCTCGAACTTCGGAATCCTATGAGAAGTGTATTGCCTATAACCCTTGCTATATATAACTATATAATCTATATAGTTTTTCTATAACGAACGATCACTTTTTCCTATGCCGATTTATCGCGAGGGACTATTATAAAACGGACTATAAAAGGTATTACTCTAAAAATATATAGAGTCTCCGCCCGGGCGCAAAAACCTATTTATGATGACAGGAGTTCTCTACATCTATGCACGAACTGGTCGTCGAAGATGCCATGGTCTCGTTTGACGGCGAGATCCTAGCGTGCTCCATCGGCATCGATGAAGGAAAAATCACCCGGATAGCCAAGGTCCTCAAGGGCGAGGAAAAGTACGATGCCAGAGGACGGCTGGTCATGCCGGGGGTCATCGACTCCCACGTGCACTTCCGGGACATGCGGCAGGAAGAAAAGGAAGACTGGCTCAGCGGGTCAAAGGCAGCCCTGTACGGCGGGGTAACCACTGTCGTAGACATGCCTAATTCGGACCCGCCGACCTTCGACGCGGAAGCCTTCAAGGTCAAGCAGACTGTAGCCGCAAACCGGTCGATGGTTGACTTTTCCCTCAACGCGGGAGTCGGGGATAACCTGCCGCAGCTTCCGCAGCTCTGGAAGCTCGGAGCGCTGGCCTTCGGAGAGATATTCATGGCTAAGAGCACAGGCGGCTTTAGCATCGACGAGCCTGCGCTGAAAGAGGCGCTGAAGGCGATCACCCTGATGGGCGCCACCGCCAGCATCCACGCCGAGGACGAGGCCCTGCACGAGGAGCTAAAGAAATCGCTGAAGCACGACCCCTCCTCCTCGATCCACTCCAAGCTCCGGCCCAGGGAGTCGGAAATCAACGCGGTCGAGGCTGCCATCAGGCTGGCCAGGGAGACCAGAGTGGCCATGCATATCACTCACATCAGCACCTCCCGGGCCGTTGAGCTGATCTCCCGGGAAGGCATCACCTGCGACGTAACGCCCCACCACCTCTTACTGACTATGGACCACTGGGACCGTCTGGGCTCTCACGCGAAGATGAACCCGCCCATCCGCCACGACAGCGACAGGAACGCCCTGTGGAAGGCGGTCAACGACGGCTCCATCGAAGTGCTGGCCTCCGATCACGCCCCCCACACGCTGGACGAGAAAAACCTGCCTGTCAGAGAAGCCCCGTCGGGCGTGCCGGGAGTCGAAACCATGCTCCCGCTCATGCTGAAGGCGGTAGCGGATAAAAGGCTCCCGCTACAGCGGCTGATTGACATGACCTCTGCCAACCCCGCCCGAATCTTCGGGATCGAGGGCAAAGGCAGCTTCGCCGCCGGCAATGATGCCGACATGGTCTTTGTCGACATGGCGAAAGTAAGGCAGATCACCCCCGCCGGATTGCACAGCAAGGCAGGCTGGACTCCGTACAGGGGCTTCGAAGCGATCTTCCCCGAGGCCGTCATGCTCCGGGGCGATATCGTACTGGATGGTAAAGACTTCTACGCTAAGAGAGGTACCGGCAAGTTCATCCCGGGCAAAGGCTATAAGCGGCTGTCTGACGTCCTGAAGATGGCCAGGGCCGGAAAGAGAACATAAGACTGGGCTCATCTCGGCGCCAGGCCGCCTTGTGTCTAAATCGCAAAGGCGCCAGGTCGCAGAGACGCTAAGTAAAATCGCATAATTTATTATTCTTTGCGAACTAAAACTAAGGCCTCCCGGGGCCGGTTTTTCATTTACTGAGCGTCCATCACAACCTTTATAAGCTCGCAACATGCAGTATACTCTGCTCTTTACGAGGACGGGCGTGAATTCATCAGCTAATGAGATTTTGTGATCGTCCGTGCATATGGAGAGCTAAAGTAAAATCGTGTTGTAAGGTCCTTGCCTGAGTTAATGGGTACTCCTGTCTGTGAAGGACAAGACAACCTCAACGCGGTATAAACCCCGGTCGCGAGGGTAACTGGGAAGGACGGCGAGATTACTCATTAGGATGATCTCCCGGAGTTAGTGACCCGGGGATAGTTTCCATTCACCATATTGAACCTGAGAGAACCTTTTTATCATATTATTACAAGGTTACACTGATGTCATTCGAGGACGCGGTGAAACAGACCAGGGACGGCGTCGTCATCGATTTTGAGGTAACGCCTGGCGCAAAGAGCACTGTCGTGCCCAGCGGCTACAGTGTGTGGCGGAAGCGTATCGAGGTCAAGCTCAAAGCACCGCCTGAGAGAGGCCGTGCTAATGAGGAGCTGATCGAGGCCTTGTCTGACCTTTTCCACCTGCCGGCGTCGAGCATCGAGATCACTGCGGGGGCAACTAATAGTAGAAAGTCGATTAAAGTCCACGGCATCAGCACTGACGTAGTGATCGATATACTGCGGGGTAAGCTCTCTTGATGGACGATTGCGAGCGCCTGGCCGAACTTCAGCTCCTGATCGATGAGCTGGCCCACAGGGCCTTGAACGGGTCTGTCATCCTCGTCGAAGGGAGGCGTGACCGGGAGGCGCTGGATGCCTTAGGTATCCGGGGCGAGATTATGATGACTTCACAGAAGCAGTTGTTCACGTTATGCGAAGAGCTGGCGAGATCAGGCGGCGACGTGATCATCCTGTCAGACTGGGACGATCGGGGTGAAGAAGTGGCCGGGCTGGTGCAGACCTACCTGGAAGCAGACGGGCTGCGCCCGGATCTGGAGATCCGGAATAAGGTCAGGCAGCTGGTCCGAAAAGAGATCAAGGACGTGGAAAACCTCCACCGTTACATCGCCCGGCTTCGGGAGATCTGTTCGACGAAACCACAACCTTATTAAACCAATAGCACACATCTTACAATGTTAACAGCCCGCACTTACGCTATTCTCTCAGACGAGCGAAGCGAGTCCGGGCTTCACGACGTAGACACACATAAGTTCCCTACGCTTGAATAGTCAGGGTAATAATCATCTTTCATCATATCTCATGAAAACGGCCCGGCAGGTTTTAAAGAGCCACGGCAAGCCGTTTTGCTGAACCATATGAGCGCATTGCAGATACGCACTCACCGAAATGTGCCTGCCTTGCGTTAAACGAGCACGTCCTGCGAACGCCAGGACTCTATTGTATTGCCCCGGCTATTTTTTACAGTGTCAGGAACTTTAGGAGTGATAAAAAATGGAAGAATCTGACACCACAAAATACGTAATTCACGCTCACATCAGCGCCGAAGGCGTCGTCGAACGCCCCGACGTGGTTGGAGCAGTGTTCGGGCAGACCGAAGGGCTGCTCGGAGCAGACCTGGACCTCAGAGAGCTACAGAAA harbors:
- a CDS encoding TIGR00296 family protein, producing MLSLEDGTLAVKTARNVIEEYVKTGNYSKFELPKTFDRPGGVFVTLSINHDLRGCIGYPYPMEDMSLGEALADAAMSAATRDPRFPRVHKNELDQIRVEVTILGQPELLKCKPLERPHHIKIGRDGLIIEYGLHKGLLLPQVPVEWHWDATEFLENLCLKAGISPDAWVEEKAKIYTFGGQIFEETEPGGPVIEKKIA
- a CDS encoding TIGR00153 family protein, translated to MTDFRRSILDLFARSPFKPLTEHSQKVKLTVLKMDDAVKAYVDGDQAMVNALYDEISALEHEADTVKNNIRVQLPSTLLMPVDRTDILTFLKQQDDVANSAEMVAQMLTLRPVSMTPRVKEVILKLEAAILTTVDEHVEAVSKIVDLLDSSFSKKRVNEVQEIISKVDSQKHTVDVIRQEAMKVIYDSEKELGPVGVYHLIELVKEMSWVAGHAENSSDRLRLITVRR
- a CDS encoding inorganic phosphate transporter, with amino-acid sequence MIDPFVLMVIAIIVALIFDVMNGSNDAANSVATVIYTKALPPSVAIGIAAIMNIVGPFLLGTAVAQVIATSIIPTEALTIKIVMAGLMGAIIWDVFAWLKGLPVSSSHALIGGLVGSGIIALGIFGVTWGGLIKVVMALFISPIVGIILGLVIMFFLGRYVISHLGHDKSNSIFKTLQILSSASVSLSHGSNDAQKTMGIIAMFVAVTYGYDQIVIKPWMIIVCALAIGFGTAFGGWRIIQTLGERLSSQELSPSQGFAAETGTAITIAVGSHLGAPISTTHVLSSSVIGTVMAGGTGVLNKNVVVQILMAWGLTIPVAALAAAGSYLILTLVGI
- a CDS encoding dihydroorotase, which gives rise to MHELVVEDAMVSFDGEILACSIGIDEGKITRIAKVLKGEEKYDARGRLVMPGVIDSHVHFRDMRQEEKEDWLSGSKAALYGGVTTVVDMPNSDPPTFDAEAFKVKQTVAANRSMVDFSLNAGVGDNLPQLPQLWKLGALAFGEIFMAKSTGGFSIDEPALKEALKAITLMGATASIHAEDEALHEELKKSLKHDPSSSIHSKLRPRESEINAVEAAIRLARETRVAMHITHISTSRAVELISREGITCDVTPHHLLLTMDHWDRLGSHAKMNPPIRHDSDRNALWKAVNDGSIEVLASDHAPHTLDEKNLPVREAPSGVPGVETMLPLMLKAVADKRLPLQRLIDMTSANPARIFGIEGKGSFAAGNDADMVFVDMAKVRQITPAGLHSKAGWTPYRGFEAIFPEAVMLRGDIVLDGKDFYAKRGTGKFIPGKGYKRLSDVLKMARAGKRT
- a CDS encoding DUF167 domain-containing protein codes for the protein MSFEDAVKQTRDGVVIDFEVTPGAKSTVVPSGYSVWRKRIEVKLKAPPERGRANEELIEALSDLFHLPASSIEITAGATNSRKSIKVHGISTDVVIDILRGKLS
- a CDS encoding DNA primase encodes the protein MDDCERLAELQLLIDELAHRALNGSVILVEGRRDREALDALGIRGEIMMTSQKQLFTLCEELARSGGDVIILSDWDDRGEEVAGLVQTYLEADGLRPDLEIRNKVRQLVRKEIKDVENLHRYIARLREICSTKPQPY